The proteins below come from a single Drosophila teissieri strain GT53w chromosome 3L, Prin_Dtei_1.1, whole genome shotgun sequence genomic window:
- the LOC122617917 gene encoding LOW QUALITY PROTEIN: uncharacterized protein LOC122617917 (The sequence of the model RefSeq protein was modified relative to this genomic sequence to represent the inferred CDS: deleted 2 bases in 1 codon) has product MQAKSSSSRSRSRSNNKCNQNKDAALLTLKPAQGQSTKSGHAHESRHGGGGDGDGYGDDDGDVDDVALRCDAPGNQPTTAYYSRPASPDPETLPLPVPLPLPLELPHVLPNICHTQQQR; this is encoded by the exons ATGCAGGCCAAGTCgagcagcagtcgcagtcgcagccgcagcaacaacaagtgcaaccaaaacaaagatGCTGCGCTCCTGACACTGAAACCCGCACAAGGCCAATCGACGAAATCAGGCCACGCACACGAATCCCGACacggtggcggtggcgatggcgatggctatggcgatgacgatggcgatgtAGATGACGTAGCTTTGCGATGCGATGCC CCTGGCAATCAGCCTACCACAGCCTACTACAGCAGGCCGGCTTCCCCAGACCCGGAGACACTCCCACTCCCAgttccactcccacttccactcgaACTCCCACATGTACTGCCAAACATCTGCCATACGCAGCAGCAGAGGTAA
- the LOC122617817 gene encoding uncharacterized protein LOC122617817, with protein MNVYLLTFCVSFVGSVLCRERYQTENNYQVVGVDCGENESVSCMIIECPDDQFCPAANFCYNPKCVCRKGFRRLNGVCVPKHSSLHLNKGNLETALLEMPYREL; from the exons ATGAATGTATACCTATTAACATTTTGTGTTTCATTCGTCGGATCAGTTCTATGTCGAGAAAGATATCAGACAG AAAATAACTATCAAGTTGTGGGCGTAGATTGTGGGGAAAATGAGTCAGTTAGTTGCATGATTATCGAATGCCCGGATGATCAATTTTGTCCGGCGGCAAATTTCTGCTATAATCCCAAGTGCGTTTGCCGCAAAGGATTTCGCCGCCTCAATGGAGTCTGTGTGCCGAAACACAGTTCTCTGCATCTCAACAAAGGTAACTTGGAGACGGCTTTACTGGAAATGCCATATAGGGAGCTATAA
- the LOC122617610 gene encoding transcription factor SPT20 homolog gives MNFTPFGNTFPGNIPGLPQFTTSTAPLVSTVTAAVTDVAVTGAANPQQQQQQDAASGSNRYQQQQQQVTHFGQATMTAGQGSSGNKFRGGQEDALQGDKYNGHLVASSQQQQQQQQQQQTQYATVAYASATATSAAADALQAGTSGQQQQQQMQQQQVTAPQELTQDLCNAILQQQVLQNTSWQTLTPGTTVADYLSHLPANTLPLSLHHFLKYSAETIKKENQQNVVLQVQTGPAIGINTLGTTTISIPQQEQLTLQPQQQATLQVQTQAAVTATATTATATTAGGSGGTSGKKKKRKKRNKDRKTKLRPGEIRLGTALDGSPLYMCPECHVAYPEPELLEVHLVGHNLEKRYVCDICQASLKRKDHLTRHKQSHNPERPYICTVCLKAFKRKEQLSLHFVIHSGEKRHQCGECGKGFYRKDHLRKHTRSHIARRVKAELNSHVRRENGTSMLQPVVTEATTAALQHANQLASAQQQLQQQQQQQQQQQQQQHHIVITQQQPTTQQQTSQQQQQQQQQMIN, from the exons ATGAACTTCACCCCGTTTGGCAATACCTTTCCCGGCAACATTCCCGGCCTGCCGCAATTCACGACGAGCACAGCTCCGCTGGTTTCCACCGTGACTGCCGCCGTAACGGATGTGGCTGTGACGGGCGCCGCTaatccgcagcagcaacagcagcaggatgcagccagcggcagcaatcgctaccagcagcagcagcaacaggtaacgcattttggccaggccaCTATGACGGCGGGACagggcagcagtggcaacaagTTCCGTGGCGGCCAGGAGGATGCGCTCCAGGGTGACAAGTACAATGGCCACTTGGTGGCTTCctcccagcaacagcagcagcagcagcaacagcagcagacgcAGTATGCAACTGTTGCGTATGCAAGTGCAACAGCGACGAGTGCTGCAGCGGATGCGCTGCAGGCGGGAACTtccggccagcagcagcagcagcagatgcagcagcaacaggtcACCGCCCCGCAGGAACTCACCCAAGATCTGTGCAACGCCATCCTGCAGCAGCAAG TACTCCAGAATACCTCGTGGCAAACTCTGACGCCGGGAACCACAGTTGCCGACTACCTCTCACATCTTCCAGCCAACACGTTGCCCCTGTCGCTGCATCACTTCCTCAAGTATTCCGCGGAGACAATAAAGAAGGAGAACCAACAGAATGTG GTGCTGCAGGTGCAGACGGGACCAGCCATCGGAATCAACACCCTGGGCACGACAACCATTAGTATACctcagcaggagcagctgacgctgcagccgcagcagcaggcgaCGTTGCAGGTGCAGACGCAGGCGGCGGtcacggcgacggcgacgacggCGACAGCGACGACGGCCGGCGGATCCGGCGGCACTTCcggcaagaagaagaagcgcaaaaagcgaaacaaggACCGGAAAACGAAGCTGCGACCCGGCGAGATTCGCCTGGGCACCGCACTCGACGGCAGTCCGCTGTACATGTGTCCCGAATGCCATGTGGCGTATCCGGAGCCGGAGCTGCTCGAAGTGCATCTGGTGGGCCACAACCTGGAGAAGCGCTACGTGTGCGACATCTGTCAGGCGTCGCTGAAGCGCAAGGATCACCTCACCCGCCACAAACAGTCGCACAATCCGGAACGACCCTACATCTGCACCGTGTGCCTGAAGGCCTTCAAGCGGAAGGAGCAACTGAGTCTGCACTTCGTCATCCATTCCGGCGAGAAGCGCCACCAGTGCGGCGAGTGCGGCAAGGGCTTCTACCGCAAGGATCATCTGCGCAAACACACCCGCTCCCACATCGCTCGCCGCGTCAAGGCCGAGCTGAACAGCCATGTGCGGCGCGAGAATGGCACCAGTATGTTGCAACCTGTCGTCACGGAGGCAACGACGGCGGCCCTGCAACATGCCAATCAGCTGGCCAGCGcacagcagcagttgcagcagcaacagcaacagcagcaacaacagcagcagcagcaacatcacatTGTGATCACGCAGCAACAACCGACAACGCAGCAACAGActtcgcagcagcagcagcagcaacagcagcaaatgaTAAATTAG
- the LOC122615679 gene encoding OTU domain-containing protein 5-B, with the protein MTIKPVSAPPSAKRVAGNVDPDNKEAQVVVVEQSVVSQTHNHAHNHRNVVIDGQSPQRRGEVYDELARTHRCSPHKSTRSKRRDHHEAHAHLYKRDRLEREKLVHPTAAAGSGAPGVSGSKCNSPPLASTSGSSSPSAVGRNSPEHLGLGCTTVPTAQVQMSPATAAANLLKTVEETFSGYNSGDEHLQPKERLIPVEEWQRRDLEFAKCMEQRGYELKPVEEDGACLFRSISLQIYGDEEMHDVIRQHTMDYIHENREYFGQFVTEDINSYIQRKRARDAHGNHIEIQAISEIYSRTVEVYCYQSNPINIFNSEQSQAGYPPLRLSYQRGSHYNAILDPYNATVGVGLGLAGYKPEIQTKEAARLSEQLEIEQTMFEDKLKTTDWEATNEAIEEQIARESYLQWCRENMQRSRSSNTAAGSATSSTVTSAEALTDSDASPSKYSVCGGTGSSSNPPVTLTSGSGGDGTGPAFSLSPKTLSQFSHKLPPEVNELGGYDSDATDMSSTSSVGHCGGSSSPSTAASQRSGKGSKSQRRTTALRKKRRHETREAPVASKSAEALEAPLRKSPKRDSTPSVARANTPEAEQRPSTSKQSSHSPQKSGDGQSPREKSYSSFYQELLEASYANEGTNESEMLQQAIQMSTRDYMEDQKRKFLCGP; encoded by the exons ATGACAATCAAGCCAGTGAGCGCACCACCGAGCGCCAAACGTGTAGCTGGAAATGTGGATCCCGATAACAAGGAGGCCCAGGTGGTTGTGGTGGAGCAGTCGGTGGTCAGCCAGACCCATAATCATGCCCACAACCACCGTAACGTCGTCATCGATGGGCAG AGCCCCCAGAGGCGTGGCGAGGTCTACGACGAACTGGCACGCACCCATCGCTGCAGCCCACACAAGAG CACACGCTCGAAGCGTCGAGATCACCACGAAGCTCATGCACACCTTTATAAGCGCGATCGTCTAGAGCGCGAGAAACTAGTCCATCCGACGGCAGCGGCGGGCAGCGGAGCACCTGGTGTATCTGGCAGCAAATGCAACAGTCCACCATTGGCCTCAACTTCTGGCAGTAGCAGTCCGTCGGCGGTGGGCAGGAACTCACCCGAACACTTGGGACTGGGTTGCACCACGGTGCCCACAGCTCAGGTCCAGATGTCTCCGGCTACGGCGGCAGCCAATTTGCTAAAAACAGTGGAGGAAACCTTCTCCGGTTACAATAGCGGCGATGAGCATCTACAGCCCAAAGAGCGATTGATTCCAGTGGAAGAGTGGCAGCGACGCGATCTGGAGTTCGCCAAATGTATGGAACAGCGCGGCTACGAACTTAAGCCTGTCGAGGAGGACGGCGCCTGCCTGTTTCGCTCTATATCCCTTCAAATATACGGCGACGAGGAGATGCACGACGTGATCCGCCAGCACACCATGGATTACATT CACGAGAATCGGGAATATTTTGGTCAGTTTGTCACCGAGGACATCAACAGCTATATACAGCGTAAGCGAGCCCGTGACGCTCATGGCAACCACATTGAGATCCAGGCTATTTCCGAGATCTACAGCCGTACCGTCGAGGTATACTGCTACCAGTCAA ATCCCATCAATATATTTAACTCGGAACAGTCGCAGGCAGGCTATCCTCCGCTGCGGTTATCCTATCAGCGTGGATCCCACTACAATGCTATTTTGGATCCCTACAACGCCACCGTTGGCGTTGGCCTGGGCTTGGCTGGATACAAGCCCGAGATCCAAACCAAAGAGGCAGCGCGTCTCAGCGAACAGTTGGAGATCGAACAA ACCATGTTTGAAGATAAACTAAAGACAACAGATTGGGAGGCCACTAACGAAGCCATTGAGGAGCAAATTGCACGCGAGTCTTACCTGCAGTGGTGTCGCGAGAATATGCAACGTTCGCGCAGCAGCAATACGGCGGCAGGATCAGCCACATCCTCGACGGTTACCTCTGCAGAAGCGCTTACCGATTCAGATGCCTCGCCCTCGAAATACTCCGTTTGTGGGGGCaccggcagcagcagtaatCCACCTGTGACTTTGACCAGCGGTAGTGGTGGAGATGGCACAGGCCCCGCGTTCTCGCTGTCCCCTAAAACACTTAGTCAGTTCAGTCACAAGCTGCCGCCTGAGGTGAACGAGCTGGGTGGCTACGATAGCGATGCTACAGACATGAGTAGTACCAGCTCGGTGGGACACTGCGGTGGAAGTTCATCACCGAGCACAGCTGCAAGCCAGCGTTCCGGCAAGGGATCCAAGTCACAGCGTCGCACCACGGCTCTCAGAAAGAAGCGACGACACGAAACGCGCGAGGCGCCTGTGGCTAGCAAGAG CGCCGAGGCTTTGGAGGCTCCGCTGAGGAAGAGTCCAAAGCGCGATTCAACGCCATCAGTGGCACGAGCAAACACGCCAGAGGCTGAGCAGCGTCCCTCCACCTCGAAGCAGTCGTCTCATTCGCCACAGAAGAGCGGGGATGGCCAGTCACCCAGGGAGAAGAGTTACTCTAGCTTTTACCAGGAGTTGCTCGAAGCATCCTACGCCAATGAAG GCACTAACGAGAGCGAGATGCTGCAGCAAGCTATCCAGATGTCCACACGCGATTACATGGAGGACCAAAAACGAAAGTTTCTCTGCGGACCGTAG
- the LOC122618029 gene encoding uncharacterized protein LOC122618029 — translation MKTQVIFIILYFALVSIWVSNAETTTEASETTTEYPAAPKWSWTEFIRALNGSRSGNKFYFFF, via the coding sequence ATGAAGACACaggttatatttattattttgtattttgctcTGGTGTCGATTTGGGTCTCCAACGCCGAAACTACCACTGAAGCCTCCGAAACCACGACAGAATATCCGGCAGCTCCGAAATGGTCTTGGACGGAATTTATCCGCGCTTTAAACGGCAGCCGTAGTGGAAACAAGTTCTACTTCTTTTTCTAG